Within Crassostrea angulata isolate pt1a10 chromosome 2, ASM2561291v2, whole genome shotgun sequence, the genomic segment taataaactttcTAGTTACTCttacaaaccgaaagtgaaacagtgtttgggcaaaaagcacaaatcatcgccgctgacaagatttagttcttgaaaataatgatgaattcgaaataatgtatgctaaagcattgtatTGTAAGGAAACATATTAatgaatatcttgaaaatagtCACATTTAAAATGGTAGgaacaattaagatatttttgtatGTATTCTTAGGCCGAGTTTAAAAAAGGTGCGTTCAGAGTTCTCCAGAATGTTACTAACGGCAAGTTTGGTCCCCAATGTCTACAAATGGTTCCCAATGGTAGCAATTGGTTATCAATGTTGACCATTGGTGTACTTTCAATGTCAAATAAAGTCAACAATTTTACCAGCAGCCTAGAGCTTAGGCAAGTTTAGTAGGTGACGTCAGTATGCTAATTCAACCTGGCGAGTTAAAAGATGCCTCTAAATACTGATGTAAATAAAGAATTTAGAGTAAAACTAATGCATATCTTattgaatgaatattttgaagACAATCTAACACAACATATTAATTTCGgacaaaaacaatttaacaaaataccCTTTTTTGTGTAGAATTTCATTTATCAGGGCCAAAACATTACGACGTGATCCTTAAGTTAATTAATGTTgtatattttggaaaaattaaaaaaaaaatttataaaaaattacattaataaTCTGTCAAATAGGAGAGAGGGAAAAATTCATCTTGGCCCCATTCCGTCACAAATCaagatgatattttaattttgcatagTCACCAACGTTTACACCATGTGTCAACCGTATAAATATCAGTTGCGTCCCAATTAGTTTCCTGTTGATGATCTGAAGTCAAGATTAGGAAACTCATGAGAATGCAGTGGGTTTATTTTTGTTAGGTGCAACAACGGGCCTCAATGCAGAATTTAGTTACAAACAAGGCACGAAGCATTAATTTTGAGAgtggggggggcagactcatccaaacattcttgacaagccaaaaaaaaaaccaacaatttCCTGAAATcttcaaattcctaatccgtgggggcgGGGGGCTGGCgtattttataaataacttttttttttcatttcattccaattttttttacatactatgtaattttacaaaatatttacagcgaGAAAAAGTGATGCTACGTGCTTgcaaacaatatatttaatgaCATATgatgataacgaacagtgtttcaaatcaaaattaaaaagaaaaatacaaaacaagagCAGAGCATACACATACCTCTAAATAATGCTAGAGGTAGGATCAAGTGCAGTGTAAGAGTgtgcatcctctgctgacctgTCACCctgccgtgtgctctttgtcgtaatctaGAAGACGGATAAATCCGTAGACAAtaaggtgattaattatggtctaacattAAGTAtgaaaacgtcagtcagcatgcgacctaACGAAAGATTgcatttgctgacaaggtcgttgtatcgaccatagaacttgaAAAAAGATTACTTCAATCGAGACTGTTGGTAGTCTTCTTTTATTAACTTGTTTGCTAGTACCTTGCCTCACCTTAAAAACTATTCATACCTAGTGTATCGATTTAACTGTCAGAAAATTAACTGAGAGACTAGAACTATAAATGCATGTGATGAAGGTATACTGCTACACAAGCAAAGAAAGTTGTCTATAGAAACCTTGActggttaccatcaatgtcacTTCCCacagaaatataaaaacaactagacacgatctcgttgcaagcaacgagttggtcttccgtccgatttttgaatatattagatcaaacttatcaattccAAGATAAAACCGTAGATCTAAgcaaaaaatagtaaaaacacaatttgcggcactcggggcttgaaccctgGTCGCCtcggccatgtccacgactctatcgactgagctactcagactctcgcttcagaactttgacgcctAATTTCTCGATAATGccttgattgattttaaaacaaattacatattctgaatcggaaaaaagggtcactatatggtgtaaaaattccaaaaaaagatatacaaaaaaataaaaaagtcgaaaaattgaatttttcaaagaactatgtgcggtatggtcaaatatctgcccccgatttcaaccaatttttaaatagtatcgtatgaaaatgatatcttcacaaatcattgtaaagaggatgcctataactttaatcttgattttagtcatcattgcacactcgttgtttatctatgacgtcacttaaatgactaattcccgcaaatttgcaaacaaatgaagatagtCTCATtgttgctctatattttgcattcggaagtatagagcgcaggtctgctcaagtgcgattttaacatatgtttttcttcagatagttatacatattatactaaaaaatggtacttgagcaagcctgcgctcgatgtttcccagtcgaaaaaccatcggaaaacacccatattttgctacaaaacatcaatttatcaaaataatgcaatattcatgacgtcatttctacattatgacgtcactgtggtgataaccttttacacctttattttcaatatgattttaactatctttcaccttattttaaagctctttctaaaactttgattttggggggcaaaaattgcataaaaccgcacttagtctctccttccggtgacgaccaaaagtgacggcggacattctcttgaccaaggtgcaccagaaaaacggtagatctatcatctctgaaaatttcagccttttatctttattcgtttttgagaaacctgacagacaaaattgactttttaaaatcgtaaacggacgataacttctgaccggaagagttttttcaaaaattaaaaaaaaaagtatcaactttcgataaaaacacgtttatattgaaaatttgagcataATCGACCAAGtaatctccgagaaatcgtcttcacaaaatcggtaagaaaaaaaaaataagaagaagaaaagtgaaaaagaaacaatagaataatagaagggtcttccgctgaagacggaagaccctaataaaacaaataacacCGACTATGTGATATCAGTTGAATAGGCCTTATTAGGcgccttttaattttaaaaaaatctatccCTAATGCCCCGTGCGTGCGCATGCGCAGTTTAACGTAGGGCAAGGTTGTATGAATCTAAACAATAACAGTTACCTGTAGAACCGCCATATTGCGAGGTGACGCAAATGACACTTTGTTTTGAATGTGTGAATGGTTTTTATGTTGATTTCTCTACGCAATGCCGGCCCATTGTTGTGCATATGGTTGTAAAAGCAGACAAACAGCAGGTGAAAACATCAAGTTTTTCCGCATACCTAAGGATGAACACCTGAGGGCTAAGTGGATATCGGCCATTAAACGTGATGATTGGGAGCCTAGCGATCATACCAGGATTTGCtccaaacattttattaatggtGAGTCAGTGTTTCACGTAATGTGAATAATAATGTGTAGCTTTTATACAGATGTAGTATAGTGAGCAGTAATAAATACTTCATGCTTTCAACAGGTAATATGTTCGGTATCACTGGTCAGTATGCTATACAATCAAAATGGCGGCTAGTTAATtaagttatacatttatttaagacgTCCTgcagaatttttatttatatatgcataaattaataatacatttaATCAATATGTAAATACTACTGGCGtccgaccagttctcgccgagtaccatttctcgccagtgcatGGTTTCATTTTTCGGACGTAGCCTACATACGTATAGTGTTTGAATGTGTCCACAACATCAAGGCATGCAAGATGcacttaatattatttttaattggtttttaatacataattttttttataggacaGCCTTGCAAAGATCCAACAAATCCTAATTATGTGCCATCTGTATTCTGCCATCGGCCCATCAAAGAAGGTGTACTCCAGGAAAAAGTTCAGCGCCATAAACGCCTTGTTGAAAGAAAGGAAAACATCGCCAGGAGCGAGTCAGCACAGGCCCTTCTTACTCTCAGTATGGACAAACCAGAAAAGTGTGCCGGGACTGCGACGCAGACACCTGTCGTTCATCATTGTGATTCCGAAGTGCAAGGTGATATCACGCTCCCTGTGGTGACTAGTCTCATCGTCACCAACCAGTTCTTGAAAAACATCTGTGATTCCAATGCAGTGACCATCAAAGAACAACAGCTTGATCAACAAAGAGCCCATGAAATTTGTCGCAAGCAAGAAGATGAGCTCAAATCATTAGAATGCAGACTTCAAAAGAAGGAGGAAGAAAACACACAGCTATTGGAAGAGCTCACGAAAAAGACACTTAGTTTCAAGACTATTGAGGGGGATGATAAGAAAACTAAATTCTACACaggatttcaaaatttcaaaactttccATGCAGTGTTCCTAGAAACATCTTCAAAagtgaaaagaaagaaaacaaagcTGTCGAAAGAGGATGAATTATTGCTGACTCTCGTAAAATTAAGACGAAATCTTGCTATGACAGACCTTGCCTATCGATTCAACATTAGTCAATCCTCAGTTACCAATATATTCCATGCGTGGCTGGATGCTCTATATGCTACTTTAGGAGGACTTGTGCATTGGCCAGAGACTGATGTGTGTCAATTACCGGAAGTGTTCCAGAATGAAGTTTTCCGAAAAGTGAAATGCGTCATTGACTGTACCGAGATTTTCATTGAGAGGCCATCCATTTTGAAGGCGAGAGCACAAACCTACTCAAACTACAAGCGCCATAACACCATCAAGATTCGTGTCGGAGCGAGTCCATCAGGATGTATAACTTTCCTGTCTTCATGTTGGGGAGGTTGTGTCAGTGATAGACAGATTACTACTGAATCAGGA encodes:
- the LOC128172988 gene encoding uncharacterized protein LOC128172988 — translated: MPAHCCAYGCKSRQTAGENIKFFRIPKDEHLRAKWISAIKRDDWEPSDHTRICSKHFINGQPCKDPTNPNYVPSVFCHRPIKEGVLQEKVQRHKRLVERKENIARSESAQALLTLSMDKPEKCAGTATQTPVVHHCDSEVQGDITLPVVTSLIVTNQFLKNICDSNAVTIKEQQLDQQRAHEICRKQEDELKSLECRLQKKEEENTQLLEELTKKTLSFKTIEGDDKKTKFYTGFQNFKTFHAVFLETSSKVKRKKTKLSKEDELLLTLVKLRRNLAMTDLAYRFNISQSSVTNIFHAWLDALYATLGGLVHWPETDVCQLPEVFQNEVFRKVKCVIDCTEIFIERPSILKARAQTYSNYKRHNTIKIRVGASPSGCITFLSSCWGGCVSDRQITTESGILDKLLPGDVVLADRGFNMTEDFALKGAQLIVPAYTKRKSQLPKEDVEKSRMMSRARIHIERVIGRLKDFEIIKGPLPINFVKRKSDSQVTCGDKIVRVVAAIVNTNDAIL